One genomic region from Neoarius graeffei isolate fNeoGra1 chromosome 4, fNeoGra1.pri, whole genome shotgun sequence encodes:
- the LOC132884701 gene encoding uncharacterized protein LOC132884701 produces MPLERQSVFTAEEMKHLPLHTLVLLAVFLHSGSYSDGAGRCVPLFVRVGEEANITCIIQNSDQDGVYLYRQQDENKKESVLYYYKEGQLTVEDPFKGRVKTNENFSRFTVSILNVSESDGGVYWCTFNKLDKNTNSERTCVLGTIEIRTKESECHQIKCHQMIYLGVIGGLSLITLFLVTALVMLCSNRGNYTPKQQQPSNGVYEVMRGHTTKALINPAYESSRRYKHTDSS; encoded by the exons ATGCCTCTAGAGAGACAGAGCGTCTTTACAGCAGAAGAGATGAAGCATCTTCCACTACACACACTCGTCCTGCTCGCTGTGTTCCTCCACTCCGGCTCATATTCAG ATGGTGCTGGCCGGTGTGTACCGCTGTTTGTGCGTGTTGGAGAAGAAGCCAACATCACGTGCATCATCCAAAACTCAGATCAGGACGGAGTTTATTTATACAGACAGCAGGATGAGAA CAAAAAGGAGTCGGTGTTGTACTATTACAAAGAAGGACAATTGACAGTTGAGGATCCCTTCAAAGGCCGAGTGAAGACGAACGAGAACTTCAGCAGGTTCACAGTGTCCATCCTCAACGTGAGCGAGAGCGACGGAGGAGTTTACTGGTGCACATTTAACAAACTTGACAAAAATACTAACAGTGAGCGGACGTGTGTGTTAG GAACCATAGAGATACGCACAAAGGAAAGTGAATGTCACCAGATTAAATGTCACCAGATGATCTACCTGGGTGTAATTGGTGGGCTGTCACTCATCACTCTGTTCCTGGTGACTGCATTG GTGATGCTGTGTAGTAATCGTGGAAATTACACTCCGAAGCAGCAGCAGCCCTCTAACGGCGTGTACGAGGTGATGCGTGGCCACACCACAAAGGCACTCATTAACCCGGCGTACGAGTCCAGCCGGAGATACAAACACACTGATTCAAGCTGA